The following DNA comes from Ornithinimicrobium avium.
CGCTACCGGCGCCCGCGGCGCTGCGGCCGCCGCGGTCGCCCCCGAGCAGCTCGTCCTCGTAGGCGGTCAGCTCCCCGCCCTCGACCCCGAACCGACGCCGGCGCACCACGCCCATCGGCTCGGTCGGGCTGGCGCGGTAGAACGCGGTGGACACCCCCGCCCGCCAGTCGACCACGACCGGGTCACCGGCCTCGTCGCTGACGTGCCGCCGCCCGACGTAGAGCCGCTCCGGCGCGTCGGTGTCGATCCGCCCGAAGAACAGCGTGGTGCGCGGGTCGTCCTGCAGCGCCCGCGCCCGCAACCACAGCGTGCGCGCGAGCGACTCGCCCGCGATCGCGTCGCCCCCGTCGGCCTGCAGCGACAGGGTGTGCTCGCGCATCCGCGCCAGCTCGGCGCGGGCGAGGGCCAGGTGGGCGCGCTCGGCGCGCAGCTCGTCGGCCGGGTCGTGAGGGGTATGGGGTGTGCTGGCGGGCACGGGACCTCCGGAGCCTGGCGGCGCGGGCGGAAAGGGGAGGGACGAATCTACACCCGCGGGCCCGGAGCGGCTGGCGCGCTCGCTGGACGTCAACATGCGCACCGTGCTGCGCGCCTACGCGCACCTGCGCGACGAGGGGGTCATCGACCTGCGGCGCGGCCGGGGAGCAGTCGTCGTGGCGGTGCCGAGCATGCCGGCCCAGGTGGGCGCCGCCGTCCGTGACCTCGTGGCACTGGCCCGGCGGCACCGCATACCCCTGACCCATCTGCACCACGCACTCGACCACGAAGGAGCCGACCGATGACCGCTGCCAGCAGCAGGGCCACGACGCAGGAGGTCAGGGTGCGCCGCTCGCACCTGCTCGTCGCCACGGGGGTGCTCGTGCTGTGCGCCGTCGCGTACGTGGTGCTCGCGGCCGTCCTGGCCGGCGACCTGCCCGAGCGGGTCGCGACGCACTTCGGGGCGGACGGCGTCGCCGACGGCTGGATGTCGCGCGGTGCCGCGCTGATCGTCGGAGGACTCGTCTGCGTGGGGGTCCCCCTTGTCCTGCTGGTCGTCGCAGCCGTGGGGCAGTGGTGGCGGGGGAGGTCGGCGCGCGCCGTGACGGCGTTCGTCGGCGCCCTGGGGGTGTGGCTGCTCGCGCTCTTCGCCCAGCTCTTCGCGAGCCAGCGCGGGCTGCCCGACCCCACGTCCGCGCGTCTGGACCCGATGGCCCTGCTCTGGGCCCTCGGCGCCGCGCTGGTGGTCGGGGCGGGCCTCGCCCTCGTGCTGCCGCGCGCGCTGCCGCAGCCCGAGCCGCTCACGCCGGAGGCGATGGAGATCGGGCCGACCGACGCGGTCTCCTGGTTCGGCCGGGCCCACCTGTCGCACGAGGTGCTCCTGCTCGTCCTGGGCACGCTCGGGCTGCTGTCCGTGGTGACCGCCGCCGTCGGCGACCCCTGGCTGTGGCTGGTGGTGTAGGTGACCCTCGTGCTCACGCTGGGGATGCTCAGCTTCACCGTGCGGGTGGACCGTGGGGGCGCCAGCTGGCGCTCGGCGCTGGGCTGGCCGCGCGGGCGCGTCCGGCTCGCCGGCCGCGGGCCGGTGCTCAGGGCCGGCGCGCCCGCAGCACCGGGTGCATCGGCGAGCGGCCGGCGTGCCGCTCGACCGCGAGCTCGTAGTAGCCCACGAGGGCCTCGGTGGCCGCGCGCCACGAGTGCTGCTCGGCGTCCGCGCGTGCGGCCCGGCCCATCGTGGCCCGCAGGTCGGGGTCGGTGACCAGCCGACCCAGCCGGTCGGTCAGCGTGTCGGCGTCGCCGGGCCGGACGAGGAAGCCGGTGCGGGCGTCGTCGATGACGAACGGGATGCCGCCGGCGTCGGCGCCGACGACCGGCACCCCGCTGGCCATCGACTCCAGGGCGACCAGCCCGAGCGTCTCGGTCGTGGAGGGGAAGGCGAAGACGTCCGCGCTGGCGTAGGCCGCCGCCAGGTCCGCACCGCCCAGGTAGCCGGTGAAGACGGTCGGCGTCCCCGCGAACCGTCGCTCCAGCTCATCGCGGCCCGGGCCGGAACCCACGAGGGCGAGGCGCACGCCATACCTCTGGAGCCGCCGCAGCGGCTCCACCAGCTGGTCGAGGTCCTTCTCCTTCGACAGCCGCCCGACGTAGAGCACCAGCGGTGCCTGCGGGTGACCGTCGGTGAGCCGCTCGCGCATCGCGGCCGTGGCGGCGCCGGGGCGGTAGGCGTCGGTGTCGACCGCCTTGGGCCACAGGTCGACCTCGCGGATGCCCACGTCGCGGGCGCGCTGGACCATCTGCCCCGAGGTGCACAGGTTGACCTCGGCCCGGTTGTGCATCCAGGTGATCCAGCCCTCCGACGGCGCCCGCAGGAAGGGCAGGCCGAGCCGGGTGGCGTAGGAGGGCACGTCGGTATGGAAGGAGGCCAGCAGAGGCAGGTTGCGGCGGCGCGCCGAGACCACGCCGTAGGCCGCCAGCCACACCGGGTTGACCGCGTGCACCACGTCGGGGCGGAAGTCGATCATCTCCTGGGCGATCCGGGGCGTGGGCAGCCCGATCCGCAGCTCGGGGTACCACGGCCGGAAGGAGACCGACCGGACGCGCACCACCCGGTGCGGCCCGTAGCTGGCCGGCGGGTTGCCGGGCGCGAAGACCAGGGCGGTGTGCCCCAGCTCGGTCAGCTGGTCCAGGCTGCGGGTGATCCGGGTGACCACCCCGTCGACCTTGGGCAGGAAGACCTCGGTGAACAGTGCGACGCGCACGCAGGTATGCCGTTCGTCTCAGGCGGTCTGCTCGACGGGCGTGCGCGAGGGGGGCACGCCGGGCTGCTGCTCCTTGGTCCAGACCGAGGTGGCGGGGATCTTGTCCAGGTCCGCCCGGTCGGCGTAGCGACGGGCGACGTCCTCGACCTCCATGAGGAGGCCCTCCTGAAGGAGCGTCGGCTCCAGTCCGAGGTCGAGGAAGGTGTCGTTGCGGACGAAGAGCTCGTTCTCGGCGGCCTCGTGGCGCGGGTTGGGCACCAGCTCGACGCTCGCGTCGCTGATCCGGGCGATCAGCTCGGCCAGGTCGCGCACCCGGTGGGTCTGGGTCATCTGGTTGAAGATCTTGACCCGGTCGCCGCGGGCGGGCGGGTTCTCCAGCGCGATCTGCACGCAGCGCACCATGTCGCGGATGTGGATGAAGGCCCGCGTCTGCCCGCCGGTGCCGTGCACGGTGAGCGGGTAGCCGACGGCGGCCTGCATGAGGAAGCGGTTGAGGACCGTGCCGTAGTCGCCGTCGTAGTCGAAACGGTTGATCAGCCGCTCGTCCCGCAGCGTCTGATCGGTGTGGGTGCCCCAGATGATGCCCTGGTGCAGGTCGGTGATCCGCAGCGCGTCGTTCTTGGCGTAGTACGCGAACAGCTGCTGGTCCAGACACTTGGTCATGTGGTAGATCGACCCCGGGTTGGTGGGGTAGAGGATCTGCTGCTGGACTCGGTCTCCCTCGTCGGTGCTGACCTCCACGTCGAGGTAGCCCTCGGGGATCTTCATCCCGGCGGTGCCGTAGCCGTAGACGCCCATCGTGCCCAGGTGGACCAGGTGGGCGTCGAGGCCGGTCTCCACCAGCGCGCAGAGCACGTTGTGGGTGGCGTTGGTGTTGTTGTCGACCGTGTAGCGCTTGTGGGCCGGCGACTTCATCGAGTAGGGGGCGGCCCGCTGCTCGGCGAAGTGGATGACTGCGTCGGGACGCTCGGCCAGCAGGAGCGCGACGAGGCCGTCGTAGTCCTGGGCGACGTCGAGCCGGGCGAAGCGGACCTGACGTCCGGAGACCTCCTCCCACGCCGCCAGCCGCTCCTCGACGCTCGCGATCGGGGTGAGCGAGCTGGCGCCGAGCTCCTCGTCGATCCGGCGCCGGGAGAGGTTGTCGACGACGAGGACGTCGTGATCGAGGTCGGACAGGTGGAGGGTCGCGGGCCAGCCGCAGAAACCGTCTCCGCCGAGGACGGCGATCTTCACGAAGGACGCTCCTTGCACGCGCACCGGTGACGCCGTGCCCCGCGGCACGGCGTCGCTTGTCCCGACCAACCTACAACGCCGGGGTGCGCGGCGAGCCCGCCCGGCACCCCGGCGCCGGCTCAGCCCTCGTCGGGGCGGGTGGCGAGGGTGACGGTGGTCTGCTGCTGCTGGCCGTCGCGCACGTAGCTGATCTGGACCTGGTCGCCGGCCCCGCGCTCGCGGACCTGGCCCACCAGGGCGGTGGCCGAGGGGACGTCCTCGCCGTCCATGCCGATGATCAGGTCGCCCTCCTTGAGGCCGGCCGAGCTGGCCGGGCTGTCCGGCTCGACCTGCTTGACGAGTGCGCCGGTCATCGTGGCCCCGTCCACCTGCGTCGACCCGTTGTCGAGATAGATGCCCAGGAAGGCGTGCTCGGCCTTGCCGCTCCTGATGAGCTGGTCGGCGATGAGCTGCACCTCGCGGGCCGGGATCGCGAACCCGATGCCGATCGACCCGGGCTGGGACTGCCCGCCCGAGGGGAGGGAGGCGATGGAGGAGTTGATCCCGACCAGCTCGCCCGAGGCGTTGACCAGCGCGCCGCCGGAGTTGCCGGGGTTGATCGCCGCCGAGGTCTGGATCGCGTTGGTGACGACCTCCTGCGGTGTGCTGGAGCCCTGTCCGAACGGGCTGCCGCTCTGGGGGTTGCGGGTGGTGACCGGGCGGTCCAGGGCGCTGACGATGCCGGTGGTCACCGTCCCGGAGAGGCCGAGGGGGTTGCCGATCGCCATGACCGGGTCGCCGACCTTCAGCGCGCTGTCGTCGCCCACCCGGATCGGCGTGAGGTCGGAGGGACCGTCGGTCACGGTCAGGACCGCGAGGTCGCTGGACGGGTCGGTGCCGGCGACGGTCGCGGCGTAGGTGCGGCCGTCGGCGAAGACGACCCGCACCTGCTGGGCCCCCTCGACGACGTGGGCGTTGGTCACGACGTGGCCCTTGGTGTCCCAGACCACCCCGGAGCCGGCGGCGACGCCCTGCTGGTTGGCGACCTCGATCGAGACCACGCTCGGGCTCACCTCGGCGGCGACGGTGCTCCAGTCCTGCGGGACGCCCAGCGAGGCGGGCGAGCCGGTGGTGGCGGGCCCGGAGGGGGCGGTGTCCGCGGTCGGGCTCTGCGTGGTGCCCACCGCGTCCACGCCGCCCCCGCCGGAGCCCTGGGTGACCGCCCAGGTGCCGCCGCTGGCGAGCACCGCCGCGAGCAGAGCGGCGATGCCGATGTCGCCCCACCGGCGGCCTGCACCGTGCTGCGTTCGGGGCTGCGGAGCCGGCGCGGGACCTGCCGCTCCTGGACCCTGCGGCACCGGTCGGGTCGGGTCTGGCTGCGCTGGTCCTGGCTGGTCTGGGGTCGTCGTCATGACTCCACTGAAGCACCGGCGGGTGAAGTCTGGCTGGGAACCGACTGTGGACTTGCTGGGTATGTCGCCGGACCTCGTGCGGGCGAAGACCTGGGCCGCCGATGACGACAGGAAGATCACATATTGGTATCGGTGGGATCACGACGTGGTAACGATGAGTGCTCGATTCCCGCATGTGTCCCAAGGAGGTTGAGGGCTCCGGCGCCTCTCGTTATGGTCGATGGTCATCTTCCGTGAATTCCTGTCCAATCGGGGCGACGTGTTGCCCGCCGCGTTCTCGCGTGCGTACCGGGAGGCATGTGCCTCGTCCAACCGAAAGGACTGTGGTCCCATGACCAGCACCCGTTTCTCTCTCCTGGCGGTCGCCTGCGCGGCCGCCCTCGGCCTGTCCGCCTGCGGCAGCGACGGCGGTGACACCGCCTCCGGCGGCTCCGGCGACGCCGGCTCCACCCTGGAGCGGATCCAGGACGAGGGCACCATCAAGGTCGCCTTCGCCGGCGAGATCCCCTACAGCTACGAGGACGACAGCGGCGAGCTGACCGGCGCCACGATCGCCCTCGCCAGGGAGATCTACGGCGAGCTCGGCATCGACGACGTCGAGGGCCAGCTCGTGGAGTGGGACGCCCTCATCCCGGGCCTGAACAAGGGAGAGTACGACTCGGTCTCCGCCGGGATGTCGATCCTGCCGGACCGCTGCGCCAAGGGCGCCTTCGCCGAGCCCACGATCATGTACACCTCGACCCTGATGGTGCCCGAGGGCAACCCCGAGGGCCTGACGGACTTCACCAGCTTCGAGGGCACCGACCTCACGCTCGCGGTGCAGTCCGGCGCCATCGAGCAGGGCTTCGCCGAGGACATCGGCCTGACGAACACGATGACGGTCAACTCCTCGCTGGACGGCATGGACGCGGTGAGCAACGGCCGGGCCGACGCCTTCGCGCTGACCAACATCACCCTGTCCAAGCTGGCCGAGGAGAACCCGGACGCGGGGGTGGAGACCACCGGCGGATTCGTGGCCGAGGTCGACGGGCTGAAGCAGATCAGCGCCGGCTCGGCCGTCTTCCGGCCCGAGGACACCAAGCTGCTCGAGGCCTACAACGAGGAGCTGGCCAAGATCGTCGGCGACCCGGAGCGCTTCGAGGAGATCGTCGGCCCGTTCGGCTTCACCGACGCCGAGCGTCCGCCGGAGGGCCTGACCGCGCAGATGCTCTGCGACGGCGACCTGGAGGCGGCCAACGAGGCCGCCGACGCGGCCGCGGCCGGCTCTGCGGACTCGACCGACGGCTGAGCCCCGGTCGGTGAGCGATTTTCTCGAGGGCCTCGCCACGGCCCTGCCCCGACTGGTCCAGGACGGCCTGTCGGCCACCCTGATCAGCTTCGTCGGCGGGGCCGTGCTGATGGTCGTCGTCGCCGTCGTGCTCGGTGTCGCCGAGCACCAGGGACCGCCCTGGGCGCGCGGCGTCGCACGGTTCGTCGTGGAGTTCTTCCGCGGCACCTCGCTGGTCGTCCAGCTGTTCTTCCTCTTCTACGTGATCCCGACGCTGACCGGCGTCGACCTCGGGTCGACCTGGACCGCGATCGTCGCGCTCGGCCTCAACTACGGGGCGTACGGCGCGGAGGTGGTCCGCGGCTCCCTCAACGCCGTCCCGAAGGGTCAGTGGGAGACGGCCACCGCGTTGTCCATGCCGTGGCCGACGAAGATGCGCCGGGTGATCTGGCCGCAGGCCTGGGCGCTGATGCTGCCCGGCTTCAACAACCTCATGGTCATGCTCGTCAAGGGGACGGCGGTCATCAGCCTGGTGCTCATGGCCGACCTCACCTTCGAGGCCGACCAGCTGCGGCGGCAGGTCGGCACCTGGCCGGCGTTCATCGCCGCGCTGCTCGTCTACTACGTCATCGCGCTGGTCGTCTCGATCGTGATGCGGTGGATGGAGCGGCGCGCCCAGCGCCGGCTCGGCCTGGGCGACTTCGAGGTCCGCAAGGCCCGCGCGGACGCCGACCAGGTGCTGGCCGGGGCGACGGCCGGAGGTGATGGCTGATGTGGGACAACCAGCTGTTCCTCGACACCCTGCCGGTCCTGATCAAGGCGTTCGTGCAGATCACCCTCGTGGTGACGATCGCGGGTGCCGCCCTGGCCGCGGCCCTGGGCCTGGTCTGGGCGATAGCCCTGCGGGAGCTGCCGGCCGTGGCGGCCCGCCCGCTGGGCTTCGTCCTGGACTTCATCCGGATGACCCCGCTGCCGGTGCACCTGCTGGTCGTCTACTACGCCTTCACCCAGCTCAGCGGGCTGACCGTCGGGATCATCGTCTTCGGGATCCACTACTCCACCTACATGTCCGAGTCCTACCGGGCCGGGATCGACTCGATCCGCAGGGGGCAGTGGGAGGCGGCCAAGGCGCTCTCGCTGCCCGCGAGCCGCACGTGGCGCGCGGTGATCCTGCCCCAGGCGGTGCGCAACACGCTGCCGTCGCTGGGCAACTGGGCGATCGCCATGTTCAAGGACACCCCGTTCCTCATCTTCATCTCGGTGCCGGAGATGGTCACCGCCGCCCGGGAGTTCGGTGGCCGCCACTTCTCCTACGTCGAGGCGATGACCGTCGCCGGCCTGCTCTTCCTGCTGGCCAGCTACCCGACCGCCGTGCTGATGCGAAAGCTGGAGAAGAAACTTGCCTACTGACCAGACCACACCGCATACCCCGGAGGACGGGACGCCGCGCATCCGGTTCGAGGACGTGAAGAAGAAGTTCGGGCGCACCACGGTCCTGCAGGACCTCAACTTCTCGGTCGGCCGCGGCGAGCGCGTCACCCTCATCGGACCCTCGGGGTCCGGCAAGACGACCATCCTGCGCCTGCTCATGACCCTGGAACGGCTGACCGGCGGCTACATCTGGGTGGACGGCGACCCGCTCACCCACGACCGGCGGGACGGCAGGCGGGTCGAGCTCAAGCCCCGGCAGGTCGTGCAGGTGCGCAAGCGGATCGGCATGGTGTTCCAGCAGTTCAACCTCTTCCCCAACATGTCGGTGCTGCAGAACATCGTCGAGGCACCGGTCCACGTCCTCGGTCAGAGCCAGGACGAGGCGAGCGAGAACGCGCTGTCCCTGCTGGACCGGGTCGGGCTGCGGCACCGCGCCGACGCGCACCCCACCGAGCTCTCCGGCGGTCAGCAGCAGCGCGTCGCGATCGCCCGGGCGCTGGCGATGGACCCGGAGATCCTGCTCCTGGACGAGGTCACCTCCGCGCTGGACCCCGAGCTCGTCGGCGACGTGCTGCGGGTCCTGGAGGAGGTCGCGGCGAGCACGGACATCACGATGCTGATCGTCACCCACGAGATGCAGTTCGCCAAGGACGTCTCCCAGCGGGTGATGATGTTCGACGGCGGCAAGATCCTCGAGGAGGGTCCGCCGGCGCAGATCTTCTCCGACCCGCACCACGAGCGGACGCAGAAGTTCCTGGAGGCCGTCGTCTGACGCGGGCCCGCGGCCCGCGCGGCCGCCGGGCACCGGCCGGAGGGCCAGCCCGCCCCGGTGCGTGCAGAGGCGTCAGCCGCCGGCGCGCTGTCCCTTCGGTGGTGCGGCCGGCAGCTCGACCCGGAAGGTGGCGCCGCCCCCGCGCGTCGGGCGGTGCTCCACCGTGCCGCCGTGCCTGGCCACGATGCCGGCCACGATCGCCAGCCCGAGCCCGGTGCCGCCGGAGGCGCGGCTGCGCGACTTGTCCGCGCGGTAGAAGCGCTCGAAGACGCGGTCGGCCGCCTCGCCCTCCAGCCCGGGGCCGTGGTCGCGGACCTCGACGATCGCCCTGCCGTCCACCCGGCCCAGGGCCACCTCGACGGGGGTGTCCTCGGGGGTGTGGGTCAGTGCGTTGGCGATCAGGTTGGTCAGGACCTGCCGCAGCGCGCCGTCCTCGCCGAGGACCTCCGGCACGGTCCCGTGCTCCGCCCCGCCCAGGCTCACCAGCCGGACCTGACGCTGCGGGGCGCGCACCTGTGCGTCCTGCACGACGTCGCTGGCCAGCACGGTGAGGTCGACGCGGGTCGGCGACATCGGCACGTGGGAGTCCAGCCGGGTCAGGGTCAGCAGGTCCTCGACCAGCTTGGCCATCCGGCTGGCCTCGTCCTCGATCCGGCGCATGGCGCCGGGCACGTCCTCCGGGTCGACCGCGCCGACACGGTAGAGCTCGGCATACCCCTTGACCGTGGCGAGCGGGGTGCGCAGCTCGTGCGAGGCGTCGGCGACGAAGTCGCGCACCCGCTGCTCGGAGGCCTCCCTGGCGGCGAAGGACTGCTCGACCTGGGCGAGCATCCGGTTGATCGAGTGGGCCAGCGACCCGACCTCGTCCCGGGCGGCGCGCGGGGGGACGCGGCGGGTGAGGTCGCCCGCGGCGATGGCTGCCGCGGTGTCCTCGATCCGGGTCAACGGACGGAAGGCACGGCGCACCGCGAACCAGCCGAGCACGCCGACGACGACCAGCGTGGTCAGCCCGATGACGACGGTCAGCACGACGAGCTGGCGCACGGTGTTGTCGACGGTCGTCAGCGGCATCGCCACCGCGACCGTCCAGTCGACCCGTCCGTCGGCCCCCGTGACCGCGGCCGCCAGCACCCGCCAGGAGCCGTCGTGGCCCACGCCCTCCACGGTGAAGTGCCGTCCCAGCCGGGGGTCGTCCATCTCGATCCGGGTCAGGTCGGGACGGCTGACCTCGAGCCGCTGGAAGACCAGGTCCTGCGGCGGCAGCGCGCGGTTGGCCGGCGTGATGATCACGTAGTAGGGGTTGGGCGGCACGAAGACCTGCTGCTGCAGCTCGTCGCGGCCCTGGATGATCTGGCTGTAGGAGCGTTCGGCCAGCGGCGCGATGTAGGCGGACAGGTCGGCGTCGGCCCGCTCGATCAGGTAGCCGCGCAGCATCGTGATCGTCACCGAGGTGGTGAGCACGTAGGCGGCGAGCACGAGCAGCACGACCACGGCGACCAGCCGTCGGGTCAGCGACAGGTTGTGCAGCCACCGGTAGGCCCGTGCCCGCAGACCGCCGCCGGAGCTCACGGGGCGCCGGTGCTCAGTCGCGCGGGGCCCGCAGCACGTAGCCGACCCCGCGCTTGGTGTGGATCAGCGGCTCGCCGACGACGTCGATCTTGCGGCGCAGGTAGGAGATGTAGGACTCCACGATGTTCATCTCGCCGCGGAAGTCGTAGTCCCACACGTGGTCCAGGATCTGGCTCTTGGACAGCACGCGGCCGGGGTTGAGCATCAGGTAGCGCAGCAGCTTGAACTCGGTGGGGGAGACCTCGATGACCTTGCCCGCCCGGCGCACCTCGTGACTGTCGTCGTCCAGCTCCAGGTCGGCGACCCGCAGCACGTGGTCGTCCTCCTCGTCCAGCGCGCGGGTGCGCCGCAGCACCGCGCGGATGCGGGCCACGACCTCCTCGAGGCTGAACGGCTTGGTGACGTAGTCGTCGCCGCCGACGGTCAGCCCCTTGATCTTGTCGTCGAGGGAGTCGCGGGCGGTGAGGAACAGGATCGGCATGTCCTGCCCGCTGTCGCGCAGCGTGCGGGTGATCTGGAAGCCGTCGATGTCGGGCAGCATGACGTCCAGCACGGCCAGGTCGATGTCGTGCCGGGCCGCCAGCTCCAGGGCGGTGCGGCCGTCGGGGGCCGCGTGCACCTCGAAGCCGGCGAAGCGCAGGCTCGTGGTGAGCAGCTCACGGATGTTGGTCTCGTCCTCGACCACCAGCAGGGTGGCCTCCGGGTCGGCGGCGGGGGTAGCCATGGACCTATCCTCACCCCTGCGGCTGGGAGGCTGCTGGGTATCCGCTGGGCCGTACGCTGCGACCCGGGTCGCCGGTCATGCCGGCGGGAGCGGGGAGTCGGGGTCCACGGAGCCCCCTGGCGGCTCCGCCTCGAGCAGACGGTCCCAGTCGGCCTCGAGCAGGTCGGGAAGACCGTCGACGACCAGGACGGAACCGGCTGTGCGCAGCTCGGCCACCCCGAAGCCGCCGGTGCGCACCGTCACGCACGGCGAGCCGACCCGGGCGGCGGCGGCCACGTCGTAGGGCGTGTCGCCGACGACGAGCGCCGAGCCGCCGCCGACCTTGCCCAGCGCAACCTCGAGGACATCCGGCGCGGGCTTGGACTCCTGCGCCTCCTCGCTGCTGGCGCGACCGCCCAGGGTGCCCGCCGGGAGGTCCAGCAGGTCGAGCACGTGACGGGTGAACTCCTCCTTGCCCGAGGTGGCCAGGACCACGGTGAGCCCGCGGTCGGCCAGGGCGAGGATGAGCTCTCGAGCCCCAGGGAGCAGGTGGACCTCGGGCAGGAGGTCGGCGTACGCCTCCTCCCACCCCTTCCGGACCGCGTCGCCGTGCTCGTGCTCGGCACGGTCGCCGGAGACCGCGGCCACCAGCTTGTCGCCGCCCAGCCCGATCGCCCGTTGGATCCGCCACGCGGGCGGACGCAGACCCACCCGGTCGAACGCCCGGGTCCAGGCCACGGTGTGGTGGTAGGCGCTGTCCGCGAGGGTGCCGTCGACGTCGAGGATCACGGTGTCCTGGTTGCTCATGGGCACCATCCCACCTCAGTGCACCGGCGGTGTCGCGTCCAGCGTGCCGAGCTCCTCGGCGTCCACGATCCGGTAGGCGTAGCCCTGCTCGGCCAGGAAGCGCTGGCGGTGCGCGGCGAAGTCCGCGTCGACCGTGTCCCGCGCGACCACGGTGAAGAAGTGCGCGGTGCGCCCGTCGCCCTTGGGCCGCAGCACCCGGCCCAGGCGCTGGGCCTCCTCCTGCCGGGAGCCGAAGGTGCCCGAGACCTGGATCGCCACCGAGGCCTCGGGCAGGTCGATGGAGAAGTTGGCGACCTTGCTCACCACGAGCAGGTCGATCTCGCCCTCGCGGAACTGCCGGAACAGCTCCTGGCGCTGCTTCACCGTCGTCTCTCCGGTGATGAGCGGGGCCTCCAGCGAGTCCGACAGCTGCTCGAGCTGGTCGAGGTACTGCCCGATCACCAGGGTGGGCTCGCCGCGGTGGCGCTCGAC
Coding sequences within:
- a CDS encoding GntR family transcriptional regulator, whose translation is MRTVLRAYAHLRDEGVIDLRRGRGAVVVAVPSMPAQVGAAVRDLVALARRHRIPLTHLHHALDHEGADR
- a CDS encoding DUF1648 domain-containing protein, which encodes MTAASSRATTQEVRVRRSHLLVATGVLVLCAVAYVVLAAVLAGDLPERVATHFGADGVADGWMSRGAALIVGGLVCVGVPLVLLVVAAVGQWWRGRSARAVTAFVGALGVWLLALFAQLFASQRGLPDPTSARLDPMALLWALGAALVVGAGLALVLPRALPQPEPLTPEAMEIGPTDAVSWFGRAHLSHEVLLLVLGTLGLLSVVTAAVGDPWLWLVV
- a CDS encoding glycosyltransferase family 4 protein, which codes for MRVALFTEVFLPKVDGVVTRITRSLDQLTELGHTALVFAPGNPPASYGPHRVVRVRSVSFRPWYPELRIGLPTPRIAQEMIDFRPDVVHAVNPVWLAAYGVVSARRRNLPLLASFHTDVPSYATRLGLPFLRAPSEGWITWMHNRAEVNLCTSGQMVQRARDVGIREVDLWPKAVDTDAYRPGAATAAMRERLTDGHPQAPLVLYVGRLSKEKDLDQLVEPLRRLQRYGVRLALVGSGPGRDELERRFAGTPTVFTGYLGGADLAAAYASADVFAFPSTTETLGLVALESMASGVPVVGADAGGIPFVIDDARTGFLVRPGDADTLTDRLGRLVTDPDLRATMGRAARADAEQHSWRAATEALVGYYELAVERHAGRSPMHPVLRARRP
- a CDS encoding NAD-dependent epimerase/dehydratase family protein — protein: MKIAVLGGDGFCGWPATLHLSDLDHDVLVVDNLSRRRIDEELGASSLTPIASVEERLAAWEEVSGRQVRFARLDVAQDYDGLVALLLAERPDAVIHFAEQRAAPYSMKSPAHKRYTVDNNTNATHNVLCALVETGLDAHLVHLGTMGVYGYGTAGMKIPEGYLDVEVSTDEGDRVQQQILYPTNPGSIYHMTKCLDQQLFAYYAKNDALRITDLHQGIIWGTHTDQTLRDERLINRFDYDGDYGTVLNRFLMQAAVGYPLTVHGTGGQTRAFIHIRDMVRCVQIALENPPARGDRVKIFNQMTQTHRVRDLAELIARISDASVELVPNPRHEAAENELFVRNDTFLDLGLEPTLLQEGLLMEVEDVARRYADRADLDKIPATSVWTKEQQPGVPPSRTPVEQTA
- a CDS encoding S1C family serine protease, with product MTTTPDQPGPAQPDPTRPVPQGPGAAGPAPAPQPRTQHGAGRRWGDIGIAALLAAVLASGGTWAVTQGSGGGGVDAVGTTQSPTADTAPSGPATTGSPASLGVPQDWSTVAAEVSPSVVSIEVANQQGVAAGSGVVWDTKGHVVTNAHVVEGAQQVRVVFADGRTYAATVAGTDPSSDLAVLTVTDGPSDLTPIRVGDDSALKVGDPVMAIGNPLGLSGTVTTGIVSALDRPVTTRNPQSGSPFGQGSSTPQEVVTNAIQTSAAINPGNSGGALVNASGELVGINSSIASLPSGGQSQPGSIGIGFAIPAREVQLIADQLIRSGKAEHAFLGIYLDNGSTQVDGATMTGALVKQVEPDSPASSAGLKEGDLIIGMDGEDVPSATALVGQVRERGAGDQVQISYVRDGQQQQTTVTLATRPDEG
- a CDS encoding transporter substrate-binding domain-containing protein, producing the protein MTSTRFSLLAVACAAALGLSACGSDGGDTASGGSGDAGSTLERIQDEGTIKVAFAGEIPYSYEDDSGELTGATIALAREIYGELGIDDVEGQLVEWDALIPGLNKGEYDSVSAGMSILPDRCAKGAFAEPTIMYTSTLMVPEGNPEGLTDFTSFEGTDLTLAVQSGAIEQGFAEDIGLTNTMTVNSSLDGMDAVSNGRADAFALTNITLSKLAEENPDAGVETTGGFVAEVDGLKQISAGSAVFRPEDTKLLEAYNEELAKIVGDPERFEEIVGPFGFTDAERPPEGLTAQMLCDGDLEAANEAADAAAAGSADSTDG
- a CDS encoding amino acid ABC transporter permease; the encoded protein is MSDFLEGLATALPRLVQDGLSATLISFVGGAVLMVVVAVVLGVAEHQGPPWARGVARFVVEFFRGTSLVVQLFFLFYVIPTLTGVDLGSTWTAIVALGLNYGAYGAEVVRGSLNAVPKGQWETATALSMPWPTKMRRVIWPQAWALMLPGFNNLMVMLVKGTAVISLVLMADLTFEADQLRRQVGTWPAFIAALLVYYVIALVVSIVMRWMERRAQRRLGLGDFEVRKARADADQVLAGATAGGDG
- a CDS encoding amino acid ABC transporter permease; this encodes MWDNQLFLDTLPVLIKAFVQITLVVTIAGAALAAALGLVWAIALRELPAVAARPLGFVLDFIRMTPLPVHLLVVYYAFTQLSGLTVGIIVFGIHYSTYMSESYRAGIDSIRRGQWEAAKALSLPASRTWRAVILPQAVRNTLPSLGNWAIAMFKDTPFLIFISVPEMVTAAREFGGRHFSYVEAMTVAGLLFLLASYPTAVLMRKLEKKLAY
- the ehuA gene encoding ectoine/hydroxyectoine ABC transporter ATP-binding protein EhuA yields the protein MPTDQTTPHTPEDGTPRIRFEDVKKKFGRTTVLQDLNFSVGRGERVTLIGPSGSGKTTILRLLMTLERLTGGYIWVDGDPLTHDRRDGRRVELKPRQVVQVRKRIGMVFQQFNLFPNMSVLQNIVEAPVHVLGQSQDEASENALSLLDRVGLRHRADAHPTELSGGQQQRVAIARALAMDPEILLLDEVTSALDPELVGDVLRVLEEVAASTDITMLIVTHEMQFAKDVSQRVMMFDGGKILEEGPPAQIFSDPHHERTQKFLEAVV